Proteins encoded by one window of Bactrocera oleae isolate idBacOlea1 chromosome 4, idBacOlea1, whole genome shotgun sequence:
- the Rrp42 gene encoding exosome complex component RRP42: MANISLSEAEKTFILHGVEEDFRCDGRSRRDYRPMELETDLVSNASGSARLRLANTDVLVGIKTEIDKPNYLTPDQGKIEFFVDCSANAAPEFEGRGGEELALELADTLTNAYESPKAFNLKTLCILPGQQCWKLFVDILILECGGNLFDAVSLAAKAALFNTKIPRVTAALMDAGEAELLISDDPYDCTRIQIENLPILVTVCKIGDSCVVDPSAEEEQCSIASVVVGVSKRNGKNYTSNVHTIGEGSLHKDTMHNCILLGLSAAENLNNELLKALKLEESRVGSKRRNIIGFLK; the protein is encoded by the exons atggcaaatatttCTTTAAGTGAAGCggagaaaacttttatattacaCGGCGTGGAG GAGGACTTTCGTTGCGATGGGCGATCACGACGAGACTATCGGCCAATGGAACTGGAAACCGATTTGGTTAGTAATGCCAGCGGTTCTGCCAGATTACGTTTGGCAAACACCGATGTATTAGTTGGAATTAAAACCGAAATTGATAAACCAAATTATTTAACACCAGATCAAGGAAAAATAGAGTTTTTCGTCGATTG ttctGCAAACGCTGCTCCAGAATTCGAAGGACGTGGTGGTGAGGAATTGGCTTTAGAGTTGGCCGATACTTTAACAAATGCATATGAGTCTCCAAAAGCCTTTAATTTGAAAACCCTTTGTATATTACCGGGTCAACAATGCTGGAAACTTTTCGTCGATATTttg attttagaaTGTGGAGGAAATTTGTTCGATGCAGTTTCTTTGGCAGCGAAGGCAGCtttatttaacacaaaaataCCACGTGTGACGGCGGCGCTTATGGATGCTGGAGAAGCCGAATTATTAATATCGGATGATCCATATGATTGTACTCGTATTCAAATTGAAAACTTGCCTATTCTGGTAACAGTGTGCAAAATTGGTGATTCGTGTGTTGTAGATCCTTCAGCAGAGGAAGAACAGTGTAGCATTGCAAGCGTTGTAGTCGGCGTTTCAAAAAGAAATGGAAAAA ATTATACATCTAACGTGCATACAATTGGAGAAGGTTCTTTGCACAAGGATACCATGCATAATTGCATATTACTGGGTCTATCAGCCGCTGAAAACTTAAATAACGAGTTGTTAAAAGCATTGAAACTCGAAGAAAGCCGTGTAGGTTCTAAACGCCGAAATATCATaggttttcttaaataa
- the EMC7 gene encoding ER membrane protein complex subunit 7 homolog codes for MTRSRIIWLLLSFLFSISKSELVIGQDDLSEELAGLFTIEGKVFAPETQSKGQSETSISINGGEYKGFLRDDGTFIISSVPSGSYVLEVHNPDYYYEPVRVEINPKGKFRARKVNYVQPSQIIQVPYPLKLKAFTRFKYFQTREQWKITDFLFNPMVLMMVLPLLVMLVLPKMINDPETKKEIENIQFPKVSNEMPEISEMITSFFSGAKPPEKEKKPISTKQNKKRN; via the exons atGACCCGGTCTCGAATAATATGGCTGCTTCTGTCTTTTCTGTTTAGTATCAGCAAATCAGAATTGGTGATTGGTCAAGACGATCTGAGCGAGGAATTAGCTGGCCTTTTTACAATTGAAGGAAAAGTGTTTGCTCCGGAGACACAAAGCAAAGGGCAATCTGAAACTTCAATATCTATAAATGGTGGTGAATATAAAGGGTTTTTACGAGATGATGGTACATTTATTATAAGCAGTGTACCCTCCGGAAGTTATGTGTTAGAAGTACACAACCCCGATTATTATTATGAGCCAGTACGTGTGGAGATTAATCCCAAGGGTAAATTCCGTGCTCGTAAAGTAAACTATGTTCAGCCTTCACAAATCATACAAGTGCCATATCCTTTGAAACTTAAAGCTTTTACTCGTTTCAAGTACTTCCAGACACGTGAGCAATGGAAG ATCACAGATTTTTTGTTCAATCCAATGGTCTTGATGATGGTACTACCACTTTTAGTTATGCTTGTTCTGCCTAAAATGATCAATGATCCAGAGACTAAaaaggaaattgaaaatattcaatttcCAAAA GTGAGTAACGAGATGCCAGAGATCAGCGAAATGATCACATCGTTTTTCTCGGGCGCCAAACCACCCGAGAAGGAAAAGAagccaatttcaaccaaacaaaacaaaaagcggaACTAA